Below is a genomic region from Ruania alba.
GACCGCGTATCGGGCGGAGAACATGGCTGGTCTGACGTGGCCGGCGATGACGGACGCGGCCGAGACCGACACGGCCCTGAAGGAGCGCACCGACTTCTACCAGCGCCGTGCCCCCGAGGAGCTGTATCGGCTCACCACCGACCCCCACGCGCTGCACAACCTCGTCGAGTCCCACGGCCGCACGGGCGACCCCGACTCCGCACAGGCACTCGCCCGCGCACGGGCCCACCTCCGGGATTGGATGGACGCGACCGAGGATCCGCTGCGGGAGCGATATCCCGCGTCCAGGTGATGAGCGACCTCGGGTCGAACCACACGGGAGGGATGTCAGTCTCTGGCACGCCGCCGGCGATGTGACACCTGTCATCCGGAGGTCGTGACAGCACCCCCTCGTGCCTCCACCCGCCCCGCCGCCAGTGTGGAGGGATGAGAACACCTCCCCCCGCAGGCGGCGCGCCCGCCGTCCACCTCGACCAGGTCGTCAAGGAGTTCCGCGGTGCCACCGGACCCGTGCGTGCTGTCGACGGCATCGACCTGACCATCGGCTCCGGTGAGATCGTGGCCTTCCTCGGCCCCAACGGCGCCGGGAAGACCACGTCGCTCGACATGGTCCTCGGCCTGACGACCCCCACCTCCGGCACCATCAGTGTGCACGGACATGCGCCCCGCCGCGCCGTCGCCGCCGGCCGGGTCTCGGCCGTGCTGCAGACCGGGGGCCTGCTCCGGGACCTCACCGTGCGCGAGACCGTCACCATGATCGCCTCCACGTTCGCCGACCACGCCGGGGTCGAGACGGTGATCGACCGCGCCGGGCTGACCAGTCTCGCCGGCCGGAAGGTCTCGAAGTGCTCCGGCGGTGAGCAGCAACGGCTCCGGTTCGCCCTCGCCCTGCTCCCCGACCCGGACCTGCTCATTCTCGACGAACCCACCGCGGGGATGGATGTGACGGCCCGGCGCGACTTCTGGGAGACCATGCGCGCCGAGGCCGCGACCGGCCGCACCGTCGTCTTCGCCACCCATTACCTGGAAGAGGCCGACTCCTTCGCCCAGCGAATCGTGATGGTGGCCGGTGGGAAGGTCGTTGCTGACGGCACCACCGAGGAGATCCGCGCCCAGGCCACCGGCCGGCGGGTATCCGCCAACTTCTCCCCCGACACCCGGCCCACCGCACTGGCCCACCTAGAGACCCTCGAGATCGTCCACGCGATCCGCCCCGAAGGTGACCGACTGCACCTGCGCGCCACCGACTCCGACGCGGTCGCCCGCGCCGTACTCGACCTCGGCGGCACGGATCTGCTCGTGACCTCCGGCTCACTCGACGACGCCTTCACCTCCCTGACCCAAGGAGCCACCCGATGAACACCACCTATCTGCGCATCGAACTGGCCAGGGTCGGCCGCGACCTGGTCAGTCTCTTCTTCATCGCCGTGCTCCCGGCGTTCTTCTTCGTGATCTTCGGGGTCTCGATGGGCTACGGCGCCGCCGCGATCGGCAACGGCAACGCCTCGATGTACACGATGATCTCGATGGCGGCCTTCGGTGCCGTCACGGCGACCACCGGTGTGGGCGGGATGGCCGCCGTCGAACGCATGCAGGGCTGGGGTCGCCAGCTCGGCCTCACCCCGATGTCGGACACGCGGTACGTGAGTGTGAAGGCCACGGTGGCGTTCACCATCTCGCTGATCCCGATCGCCCTGATCTACCTGATCGGCGCGTTCACTCAGGCCTCTGCGCCGGGGTGGGTGTGGCTCGCGAGCGCCGCCATCGTGATGCTCGGCGCGGCGGTGTTCTCCCTGTACGGCCTGATCGTGGGGCTGCTGTTCCGGAGCGAGGCCGCGGTGGGCGCAGCAAGCGGCGCCCTGGTGGTCCTGGCGTTCCTCGGCAACATCTTCATCCCACTCAGT
It encodes:
- a CDS encoding ABC transporter ATP-binding protein; protein product: MRTPPPAGGAPAVHLDQVVKEFRGATGPVRAVDGIDLTIGSGEIVAFLGPNGAGKTTSLDMVLGLTTPTSGTISVHGHAPRRAVAAGRVSAVLQTGGLLRDLTVRETVTMIASTFADHAGVETVIDRAGLTSLAGRKVSKCSGGEQQRLRFALALLPDPDLLILDEPTAGMDVTARRDFWETMRAEAATGRTVVFATHYLEEADSFAQRIVMVAGGKVVADGTTEEIRAQATGRRVSANFSPDTRPTALAHLETLEIVHAIRPEGDRLHLRATDSDAVARAVLDLGGTDLLVTSGSLDDAFTSLTQGATR
- a CDS encoding ABC transporter permease, coding for MNTTYLRIELARVGRDLVSLFFIAVLPAFFFVIFGVSMGYGAAAIGNGNASMYTMISMAAFGAVTATTGVGGMAAVERMQGWGRQLGLTPMSDTRYVSVKATVAFTISLIPIALIYLIGAFTQASAPGWVWLASAAIVMLGAAVFSLYGLIVGLLFRSEAAVGAASGALVVLAFLGNIFIPLSGAMLEIARFTPLYGIVGLARYPLTDGALVSMEGVGGNDPLWALLLNVGVWTAIFAVGAVLLVRRGRSRQ